A genomic stretch from Plasmodium reichenowi strain SY57 chromosome 4, whole genome shotgun sequence includes:
- a CDS encoding exported protein (PHISTb) — protein MKFFNGSSFSTSNGFMDSKNLKNSTIFSFDEEEKKTASRSFLSSLLSKRMVIPMLGVLYVVLLNVCLHNGSSSSTNVQFNNNVGRRILSEGQSTDEYSESSSEYVENPVIGSTFMLPNENRLNNIGNLFEEEKYNILEDTQKLIDDINKFRCNSNYSPIPYPEHYNPVDYNKADFVLDKYIDNLGYCKGDTIKAMQIIWEATMNNERRKYASTKRSMHRYYADLKRKRIIKPNNYASKLNRCNQIMNSSETKVESHLTEMFNKWFKQKSLFFDDFNRLITACRIAWKTVSNAVQHQCDTIMRNKDFIDI, from the exons ATGAAGTTTTTTAACGGATCAAGCTTTTCTACCTCCAACGGATTTATGGATAGCAAGAATCTTAAGAACTCAAcaatattttcttttgatgaagaagaaaagaaaacTGCAAGCAGGAGTTTTTTAAgttcattattatctaaACGTATGGTTATACCTATGTTGGGTGTTCTATATGTTGTCTTATTG aacGTATGTTTACATAATGGTAGTAGTAGCTCCACAAATGTACAATTTAATAACAACGTAGGAAGAAGAATTTTATCAGAAGGACAATCTACAGATGAATATAGTGAATCCAGTTCTGAATATGTTGAAAATCCAGTTATAGGTAGTACTTTTATGTTACCAAATGAAAACCGATTAAATAACATTGGTAATTTATttgaagaagaaaaatataatatattagaaGATACACAGAAATTAAttgatgatataaataaatttagATGTAACAGTAACTATAGTCCAATACCATATCCTGAACACTATAATCCTGTTGATTATAACAAAGCTGATTTTGTAttagataaatatattgataaCTTAGGATACTGTAAAGGAGATACTATTAAAGCTATGCAAATTATATGGGAAGCTACTATGAACAAtgaaagaagaaaatatgcTTCTACTAAACGTAGCATGCACAGATATTATGCTGATTTAAAACgtaaaagaataataaaaccTAATAATTATGCAAGCAAATTGAATAGATGCAATCAAATTATGAACAGTTCAGAAACAAAAGTTGAATCACATTTAACTGAAATGTTCAATAAATGGTTTAAACAAAAAAGTTTATTCTTCGATGATTTCAATAGATTAATTACTGCATGCAGAATCGCATGGAAAACTGTATCTAATGCTGTACAACACCAATGTGATACTATCATGCGTAATAAAGATTTTATtgatatataa
- a CDS encoding serine/threonine protein kinase, FIKK family: MKKKTREEIIIFLKWVSCKKYIFSVFVFVCCFLMSFHIFEPRIEIIELNWHVRYYRHLSEVCNNNNNDEEERNLKDRYDKYNKKEKVKTKYVEDKFNTKEKVKKKKKDDKYSKKEKSKKKYIDDKFNKKKKHKENNVSSKKKQCKKFLSIREDCNIKNSKSSNGKEICDNENFVNLEDIKLYDKTTWKYKIKKLITCSYNSDEDVKVLYNWKIGKDVLGKMINSTEDFSINGISYKDWTLNTIPDIGYSQNNRRSQEVFKTEVKSKDKKTASVKLFIKKVPARIWVRQYNILNEHKGEYSFGEENFVMEAISLAFLNKYYPGIAPKFYGILYESHDKHNDNVCFSFGRGKCNNLKKFNDMLTNQLQFNNKANIIMISELYGEDIFKYVKKKRKAGCFGNNLEEKKKILHESLKLLTKFHETGLSHLDISPENILIGNNCELKLCDFANSAPMYTYNNRHVEGGKRLRYYESYQPCISKVPLLPPECWNIVQIHKKLKINDPYEYLKSITDQEERKPFYFNVSNADKFMLGIFFIWVWNNNYIWEKADSFNDRKFRNFVKCGMDLYNYELTYNWPDDLKDILNQLLPLENREQLSLKELCNHPWWSN; the protein is encoded by the exons atgaagaaaaaaacaagggaagaaataataatattcttaaAATGGGTGTcatgtaaaaaatatatattttcagTTTTTGTGTTTGTATGTTGCTTTTTAATG AGCTTCCATATATTTGAACCCAGAATCGAAATAATAGAGTTGAATTGGCATGTTAGATACTATAGACATTTATCCGAAgtatgtaataataataataatgatgagGAAGAAAGGAATTTAAAGGATAGgtatgataaatataataaaaaggaaaaagtGAAGACAAAATATGTAGAAGATAAATTTAATACGAAGGAAAAAgtgaagaaaaaaaaaaaagatgataaatatagtaagaaagaaaaatcgaagaaaaaatatatagatgataaatttaataagaaaaaaaagcataaagaaaataatgtaagttcgaagaaaaaacaatgcaaaaaatttttatcaatAAGAGAAGAttgtaatattaaaaatagtAAATCTTCTAATGGAAAGGAAATATGtgataatgaaaattttgttaatttagaagatataaaattatatgataaaacaacatggaaatataaaataaaaaagttgATAACATGTTCATATAATTCAGATGAAGATGTAAAGGTTTTATATAATTGGAAAATAGGAAAAGATGTTTTAGgtaaaatgataaatagTACAGAAGATTTTAGTATTAATGGTATAAGTTATAAAGATTGGACTTTAAATACAATACCGGATATAGGTTATTCACAAAACAATCGTAGATCGCAAGAAGTATTTAAAACTGAAGTAAAATCAAAGGATAAAAAAACTGCAAGTGtgaaattatttattaaaaaggtACCTGCGCGCATTTGGGTTCgacaatataatatattaaatgaacaTAAAGGGGAATATTCATTTGGTGAAGAGAATTTTGTTATGGAAGCTATTTCATTAgcttttttaaataaatattatccAGGTATCGCTCCTAAATTTTAtggtatattatatgaGTCACATGATAAACATAATGATAATGtatgtttttcttttggAAGAGGtaaatgtaataatttgAAAAAGTTTAATGATATGCTCACAAATCAATTACAATTTAATAACAAGgcaaatattattatgatctCTGAATTATATGGAGaagatatttttaaatatgtaaagaaaaaaagaaaggCAGGTTGTTTTGGTAATAACCTggaagagaaaaaaaagattcTACATGAAAgtttaaaattattaacaAAATTCCATGAAACTGGATTAAGTCATTTAGATATTTCTCcagaaaatatattaataggTAATAATTGTGAATTGAAGTTATGTGATTTTGCAAATAGTGCTCCTATGTATacttataataatagacATGTAGAAGGTGGGAAACGTTTACGATATTATGAATCTTATCAACCATGTATATCGAAGGTTCCTTTACTCCCCCCAGAATGTTGGAATATTGTTCAAATACataagaaattaaaaatcAATGACCCTTATGAATATCTAAAATCTATTACGGATCAAGAAGAAAGAAAACCTTTCTATTTCAATGTATCTAATGCTGATAAATTTATGTTAGggatattttttatttggGTATGGAATAATAACTATATATGGGAAAAAGCAGATTCATTTAATGATAGAAAGTTTAGGAATTTTGTAAAATGTGGAATGGatctttataattatgaattAACATATAACTGGCCGGATGATCTCAAGGATATATTAAAC CAATTATTACCCTTGGAAAATCGTGAGCAATTAAGCCTGAAGGAATTATGTAATCATCCCTGGTGGTCCAACTga